A genome region from Terriglobales bacterium includes the following:
- a CDS encoding thiolase family protein, whose translation MQEVFIVSAVRTPIGKFGGSLAQMSAADMGTVAARAALERAGVAGAEVEETIVGNARQAGGGPNVARQISIRAGVPETVPAYTVNQACASGLKSIALAFQEIANGNMDCVLAGGTESMSRLPYYLDGARWGYRLGNQELVDGMYRDGFFCPMAKMVMGETAEVLAREFHISREEQDQYALCSQQRAERAIHSGRFDAEIVPVTIQTKKGTQVFARDEHPIPQVSLEKMSRLKPVFSSDGTITAGNASGITDGAAAVVLASGSFVTERKLKPLAKILAATSAGVSPERMGIGPVPALQKLEAKQGIKTLDADLIELNEAFAAQVLACDRQIHFDRDKLNVNGGAIALGHPIGCTGTRITVTLIHEMLKRKAKLGIATLCVSGGMGMALAVENVA comes from the coding sequence TTGCAGGAAGTATTCATAGTTTCCGCAGTCCGCACGCCCATCGGCAAATTCGGCGGCTCGCTTGCGCAAATGAGCGCTGCCGACATGGGCACGGTTGCGGCTCGCGCGGCACTTGAGCGGGCAGGCGTCGCGGGCGCTGAGGTGGAAGAGACGATCGTCGGCAATGCTCGTCAGGCGGGCGGCGGTCCCAACGTTGCGCGGCAGATTTCCATTCGCGCCGGAGTTCCCGAAACGGTGCCGGCGTACACAGTCAATCAGGCCTGCGCTTCGGGATTGAAATCCATCGCGCTCGCGTTTCAGGAGATTGCGAACGGCAACATGGATTGCGTGCTGGCCGGCGGCACTGAATCAATGTCGCGTCTGCCGTATTACCTCGACGGCGCGCGCTGGGGCTACCGCCTGGGAAATCAGGAGCTGGTCGACGGAATGTATCGTGACGGCTTCTTCTGCCCGATGGCCAAGATGGTGATGGGCGAAACCGCCGAGGTTCTCGCACGCGAGTTTCATATCTCGCGCGAAGAGCAGGACCAGTACGCACTCTGCTCCCAACAACGCGCCGAGCGCGCTATCCACTCGGGACGCTTCGACGCAGAGATCGTCCCTGTCACAATCCAGACCAAGAAGGGCACGCAGGTGTTTGCCCGTGACGAACACCCGATTCCACAAGTATCGCTGGAGAAGATGTCGAGGCTGAAGCCTGTCTTCTCATCCGATGGAACGATCACAGCCGGCAATGCATCAGGAATCACCGACGGCGCCGCGGCAGTGGTTCTGGCAAGTGGCTCGTTTGTAACTGAGCGCAAGTTGAAGCCACTGGCGAAGATTCTCGCGGCCACCAGCGCGGGCGTGAGTCCGGAACGCATGGGAATCGGTCCGGTTCCTGCCCTGCAGAAGCTCGAAGCCAAACAGGGAATCAAAACTTTGGATGCCGACCTGATCGAGCTAAACGAAGCCTTTGCCGCGCAGGTGCTCGCCTGCGATCGTCAGATTCATTTCGATCGCGACAAGCTCAACGTGAATGGAGGAGCCATTGCTCTGGGCCATCCGATCGGCTGCACGGGAACGCGGATCACAGTGACTCTTATTCACGAGATGCTCAAGCGCAAAGCAAAGCTGGGAATCGCGACCCTGTGCGTTAGCGGCGGTATGGGCATGGCTTTAGCCGTTGAAAATGTCGCCTGA